The Thermus hydrothermalis genome window below encodes:
- a CDS encoding AbrB/MazE/SpoVT family DNA-binding domain-containing protein: protein MELAKLSRKGQLSIPKRLLRAMGVEGEAYFLVELAPEGGLLLRPAGVYPLEVYTERRLQELLAEDALTEEERARLAAIPR from the coding sequence ATGGAACTGGCCAAGCTTAGCCGAAAGGGCCAACTCTCCATTCCCAAGCGCCTCCTCAGGGCCATGGGCGTGGAGGGGGAAGCTTACTTCCTAGTGGAGCTCGCCCCCGAAGGGGGGCTCCTCTTGCGCCCCGCCGGGGTCTACCCTCTGGAGGTGTACACGGAAAGGCGCCTCCAGGAGCTCCTGGCAGAGGACGCCCTTACCGAAGAGGAACGGGCCCGCCTTGCCGCAATCCCCCGCTAA
- a CDS encoding type II toxin-antitoxin system VapC family toxin, giving the protein MPQSPAKLRRLFLDANVLFAACWQAGRARALLELAPKVGLELLTSAHALEEARRNLEAKRLEALEYLQVLRESVRPVPEAPWSLVQKALAKGLTLEDAPILAAAWSARANALVTGDRRHFGHLMGKKVGTVWVLSLRESLELVLDLLESQG; this is encoded by the coding sequence TTGCCGCAATCCCCCGCTAAGCTCCGCCGCCTTTTTCTAGACGCCAACGTCCTCTTCGCCGCTTGTTGGCAAGCGGGAAGGGCGCGGGCTCTTCTGGAGCTAGCGCCCAAAGTGGGCTTAGAGCTCCTCACCTCCGCCCACGCCCTGGAGGAGGCCCGGCGCAACCTGGAGGCGAAACGGCTGGAGGCCCTGGAGTACCTTCAGGTCCTTCGGGAAAGCGTGCGGCCGGTTCCTGAGGCTCCTTGGAGCTTGGTGCAAAAAGCCTTAGCGAAAGGTCTTACCTTGGAGGATGCACCGATCCTGGCGGCCGCCTGGAGCGCTCGTGCGAATGCCCTGGTTACCGGTGACCGACGCCATTTCGGGCACCTTATGGGCAAAAAGGTGGGAACGGTCTGGGTGCTTTCCCTGAGGGAGTCCT